From a region of the Salinispira pacifica genome:
- a CDS encoding DEAD/DEAH box helicase: MKFQNLGLMPELCKAVRERGYSEATPIQAATIPAILEGKDVLGGAQTGTGKTAAFALPMLQRLGTHKSEAPRALILTPTRELADQVAESFIAYGSHLELKVLKIYGGVSMNPQKKSLARGVDIIVATPGRLRDHLGQKTIDLSKIDILVLDEADRMLDMGFINDIKAILNELKKPVRQTLMFSATYGKDVEKLALKILNDPVRADVAPRNSAGSDVRQIAYNVGRVKRVDLLIHLIQSGSWYQVLVFVRTKHGADRLAKKLNKADIPSMAIHGDKKQGARTRALEKFKKGDLQALIATDIAARGIDLTDLSHVVNFDLPQQAEDYVHRIGRTGRAGKSGDAISFITEEDGKKLADIEHLLKSSIPGKTVPGFEPLQAAAKPGVNDRRTSGATSPAGRRKKPAGRSSRGKGPAGSGGSAHKESTLGGSGRRRPTNNSDGGRQSNRGRGKPNRGR; encoded by the coding sequence ATGAAATTTCAGAATCTCGGGCTGATGCCTGAATTATGCAAGGCGGTCCGGGAACGGGGGTACAGCGAAGCGACCCCTATTCAGGCTGCCACCATTCCCGCCATTCTTGAAGGGAAAGATGTTCTTGGAGGGGCCCAGACCGGCACCGGCAAAACCGCTGCGTTTGCCCTTCCCATGCTTCAGCGTCTGGGGACGCACAAGTCGGAAGCACCCCGGGCCCTTATTCTCACTCCCACCCGTGAACTTGCGGACCAGGTGGCTGAAAGTTTTATCGCTTACGGAAGTCATCTTGAGCTGAAGGTGCTGAAAATCTACGGGGGCGTTTCCATGAACCCCCAGAAGAAGAGTCTGGCCCGGGGAGTCGATATTATTGTTGCTACGCCGGGACGTCTCAGGGATCATCTGGGACAGAAAACAATTGACCTATCAAAAATAGATATTCTGGTACTTGATGAAGCTGACCGCATGCTGGATATGGGCTTTATAAATGATATCAAGGCAATTCTGAATGAACTGAAAAAACCTGTCCGTCAGACTCTCATGTTTTCCGCCACCTACGGTAAGGATGTTGAAAAGCTTGCATTGAAGATTTTGAATGATCCTGTCCGCGCCGATGTCGCTCCCCGGAACTCTGCAGGCTCTGATGTGCGGCAGATCGCGTATAACGTGGGCAGGGTAAAACGGGTTGATCTCCTTATCCATCTTATTCAAAGCGGAAGCTGGTATCAGGTTCTGGTCTTTGTGCGGACCAAGCATGGTGCAGACCGTCTCGCCAAGAAGCTGAATAAAGCGGATATTCCCAGTATGGCTATCCACGGAGACAAGAAGCAGGGGGCTCGAACACGAGCCCTGGAAAAATTCAAGAAAGGTGATCTGCAGGCACTCATTGCTACAGATATTGCAGCCCGGGGTATCGACCTCACCGATCTGAGCCATGTGGTGAACTTTGATCTTCCACAGCAGGCGGAGGATTATGTGCACCGTATCGGCCGGACCGGCAGGGCCGGAAAATCCGGGGATGCCATTTCCTTTATTACAGAAGAAGACGGGAAAAAGCTGGCGGACATTGAGCATCTCCTGAAATCTTCAATACCCGGAAAAACGGTTCCAGGTTTTGAGCCATTACAAGCTGCGGCTAAGCCCGGGGTAAATGACCGCCGAACAAGCGGTGCAACATCACCGGCGGGGAGGCGGAAAAAGCCGGCAGGCCGGTCGTCCCGGGGGAAAGGACCGGCGGGCAGCGGCGGATCTGCACACAAGGAATCCACACTCGGCGGATCCGGACGAAGGCGCCCAACCAACAACTCCGATGGCGGAAGACAATCAAACCGGGGCAGGGGCAAACCCAACAGAGGACGTTGA